The sequence ACAGGGATTTTACCGGCTGTAAGGAGCTGTGGAGGTTTTTCATTGCTTCCTTTCTCTGCCTCATCACACCGATGTCAGGAACAGAAAACAAGGAGCAGAAAGCAAACGGGAGCCTGGCACTGAGGACAAGAACGCCCATTCTCAGGGACAGCCCGAGCCAaagctcctctctctctccctctctctctctccggGATATTTCACTCCTGCCTCAGCCCTCGCATTAATCAGAGCAGAGATTACTTTTCCACATGCCAAAGCTGAACATTGATAAATCACAAATCTGCCCTGAAAACCACAAGGCTTTAATAATTCATGCTGGGTTCCTGCttggttttccttccttccttaaaCCTCCAGAGTTTGTGGCTGGGTCTGTGCGTGGAGGCACAAACACGAGGCTGGAGGCTCCATTTAATgcaaagaagaagagaagaaaaattgaaGCTAAGAATCTCATGTAATCACGTGGCTCCTGAAGATGGAGAATTAAACATAACAATGATTTTCAGAAGATAAAAATCTGTGAAACCCACAGTGAAGCTGGAGTTTCACAGCTGGCAAGGCACATTAGGTGCCCAAAGCACCCAGGCTGCGGGCGCGACCGATCTCAGCCTGATGTATTTAAGTAAAAAACAATCCATATTTTTCAAGACTGTTGTTTTTTGGCCCGTGATTCTCCAACCTGGGGTGTCCCGAGGGGGGGGATTCACCCGGCTGCCGCTGgcaaaggcaaagcaaagccagtgGGAGCCGACGGGCACATCTTCATCTCTTCACCGcttttgcctcctcctcctcctccccttcctcaccAGCCCATCCCGCATCACCCACGGTCCTGATGGAGGCACTTCCCGAGGAGAGACAGCGGCTGCTGCTCcagttggaaaagaaaaaaaaggaaggaaaagacacCTCAGTGTGGGATTTACCAGGGTTTGCACCAGTCTTACTCTTTCATTAATTATCCCGCggcaattaattaattcattaattaccCCTGCGGGCAGCCCCTCCCCTGCGGGGTTCACCTGCCGGGGGTCGCGGGGGCCGCAGGATCCGGGGGACGGAGCCAGCATGGGCTGGGTCAGGGCTGATCCCCCCCTCTTCTTTTGgctgggtgaaaaaaaaaaaaaatttaaaaaaaatcccttccgCAGCCCGGAGAACAGCTTTAGCTGTTGGCACGATGGCAAAACCACCCACCCAGCGGGCAGAGCAGCGCCGTGGCACCGCTGACATcgccccagccccggcagcaGCGGGACACGGTGGCCAGcgggagggaggggacagggacagggacacggctGGGGTGGCCGGGGGGCTCCGAGCTGCCGAGGCGACGAGCGCGGCAGCAGCGAGCCAGATGGCGCTCGGAGCGGGCGTGGGACGGAGGCGATCTTCTGCTTTTgaataaaaaatttttaaaaaacaaattattctCTCAGCACATTTCCCCAGAGCCAGCGAGGGAAAAACCCTCCTCGGCAGAGCTGAAGCTGCTTCCAGGTGACCCGAGGGCGCCCACCTGGGTGCACCCAGCCACCAGAGGAGGAATTTCCCCCAGCGGGTCCCACAGGAGATGCTCTGGGCTCGTTCACATTTTCCACTTCTGCTTTcggtggttttttcccccagaattcTCCCAGCCCACCCAGAGCCGTCCCCGCGGGAGCTGCCCCGGCCCCCGACTGTCGGGTTGGAGAGGGCTTGGGGCGACCTGGGCAggtggaaggtggccctgcccacGGCTGGATAGCCGAACGAGATGAGCTTTaaattcccttccaacccaaatcattccaggGTTCCACGGCCGGGAATCTCTGGCTCCGTGATTTGGGGTCTCTGCTCCCCACCCCGCTGCTCTTTCAGCACTTTGCCCCCCAGCAGCCGCCGTTTCCCTCCCGGCACGCACTGAGCACCGCCGCTGCTACCtctaaaatcccatttttcactAAAACCTTCGGGTCTGGGATGATCCTGAAtcctccctggggagggaaaggCGCATCTTTCCGCACAGCCTCGCCGAGGAGCTGGCATTTCACAGCAGCGTGTGGCGAGCGATGGCTCGGGCTGGCCACTGCccttgggctgggctgtgccggCCGGGGGGTTCCCCTGGGGCTCAGCTTTTCCTCCGGGAAAAGCCTCTGGAACACGGAGGATTCGGGGGCAAACCCTCCCACTCTGAGAGGATGGGTGCAGGAGCTGACGAGTAGGATGCTGTGCATCCCTGACTCCCTGAGCATCCCGGGTTTGCCGAGATTCACACCCAAACCCCGCAGCCAGGAGGGTCCCTGCAGGGCCGGGAGAGCGCCAGGAGCCGCGGGGTGCCCGGGGTGCCCCGTCAGGtgcccctcacctgtgcccacaCAGCCGCAGTGATACTGAGCGGCTGCCACGGCCACGTCCCGCTGCCGGAGGGGACCGAGCGCCACCGCCTCTGTCACCGCCTCTGTCACCGCACGGAGCCCCGGCCACGCAGGTGCGGCTGCGCTCCCCCGCTTCCTTTGCCCGGTTTATGACATGACAAAGGCATCCTCTAGCACCGTGACTGCTAAATTAAAGCGTTGTTACTAATTAGAGCTTTCAGAGCCTATTAACGAGTGCCATTATTCGCCTTGGAAGTGCCCCGACCGAGAGGGAAATTCCTTCCCGAGGCTCCCCGGCATCTGTGGCACCTGCCCCGGTGCTCGGGGGACACCTTTGTCCCCGCAGCAGGATGTCACCCgggacagggctgagccccagagcccccaggtcACCTCCCTCACCCGGACACTCGGGTGACCCGCCAGCACCGATGGCACCGGCGCTGGGTGGCACCGAGAGCATCCtggccccctccccagccaggagcacgGGAGGGCAGGGCGGGCATCCCATCCCGCCAGCGGGGTCCCTCCGCACGCCGCGGATcaaagggcagagctgggacttTGAAACTCCAAGCTTTATTGAGTTGCTTCGGCAGCGCGGGCATCACACGGGGGGAGGCGGGAGGCGAGGCCGCGGGGGCACAGCGGCGGCCGGGGGAACGCTTGCTCCGCTCCCCGCGCCCCGGCACGGGCCGGGGGCTTTAGTTGGTGGGGTGGTAGGCACCGCGCTGGTGCCACTGCATGTCCCGGATGCGCCTGACCGACTggatctgggggtgctgagcGCCGAAGTCTGAGCTGTCCTTGTAGTCCCCCTTTTCAAACAGGTACTGGTAGCCCCGGTAGCCAGGGTACTGGTATCCCACCCACCTGGCAAGGCAAACGAGGAGAGGGGTCGTACAACACACGCGCCCCAAGCATCGCCCGCGGGGATGCTCGGGCACCGCCCCCGCCGGCCCCGGTACTCACGTTCCGCTCTGCACCCGCACGGACGAGACCTTCTCCTGGTAGCCGTGTGCGTGGAAGCTGGGCACATCGTCGTCTATGATTTCGATCTTCTTGCCGGTGAAGCTGGGGTTTTCGTACAGCACGATCTTGTGCTCCTGGCTGTCCTGCAGCCGGGAGAGCAGAGACGGGGCTcagccgccgccggccccgcggggctgagcagggggggcagagcccagggctgtggggaacCCGAGGCCAGGGCGGGCACCGTGCCGGGGGTGCTCCGCATCcctccgtccatccatccatccatccatccatccatccatccatccatccatccatccatccatccatccatccatccatccatccatccatccatccatccatccgtcggGCTCACAGAGCCGCTGCCTGCGGGCACTGCCAGACTTACCAGCAGACGTCCTCGGCTCTGGGGTCACCTGCCACCGCCCCCGTCCCCGCGCCCCCTCCGACCCCCCCACGGCTCCCCGGGCCCCGAGGGCTGGGGCGAGGGTGGCAGGAGGGGGTGCCCCTCCGCccgcggggctggggagggcggGGGAAGGCTGGGGAAGACTTCTGGCTGCAGACCTTGGTCTGGCGGGTGGGTAGTGGCTGTCTGGGTGCTCTCACCACTTTGATGGGTCTCAGGGAAGTGATGCTGTCGCTTCTCCGGCTGTTGGTCCAGGAGTCCCAGCGGGGGTACTCCCCCTTCTCAAACACAAACTGCTCCCCTTTGCAGCTTGCCTGCTCGTAGCCCACCCAGCTGGAAGAGAGCAGGGGACACGCTTTAGAGGGGGCAGAGGAGCGGGGATAGGCCGGGCCGAGCCCCAGCCGTGCCCCCTTCTCCCTGCCGGGACGGGAGAGATgccagggaggtgccaggcgGGGCTGCGGTGCCTCCGGCCAGCAGTGGCATCTCAGGGCTTCCCGCTGTGGTGGCCGCCCATCCTTGGGCACTCGCGGGATCACCCGAATGTCCCAACTGCGGTTGTGCTCCCACCAGCTGCCCCGTGGttctgggagcagcactgggaactCTCCAGGGGTTTTTCAGGGCTCTCCCTTGCCCGGAGAGCACCCACGGGGCCAGCAGGTGGGGAGAGGGCACAAACAGGTCCcagtctcacctgtccctgcgCCCAGAGGGAGGGAAACCAAACTGGGGGTAATGCTGTGGTCTCTGCCCACACCCATACCCGCACCCCTCCACTCTCCTGTCCAGGTGACAGTGCCATCCTCTGGGTCCCCCCGCTCACCTGCCGGCACCGGGCACTCTCTGGGGCGGGCTGGGCGAGCGGCTCGGCGGCGATGGCCGCGGGAAATCCGCGCTGCAATGCGGGTGTGGCAGCGGGGAGACCCCTCCTCgccagcccctccctccctccccccaggGCCCTCACGTACGGTCCGGAGTGCACCAGGATGGAGCCCACTTTGTCCACGCCGGCTTCCTTCAGGTTGGGGCAGGCCCCGCTGAGCTCATGGCAGCGGCCCTGGAAGTTCTCCTGCTCGAAGATGGCAATCTGGAAGGGAGCAGCACCTCAGCACGGCTGtcacctgctcctgccaccGCTATGGGGGCCACACGCTGTCCCCACCACTGGGCAgcacatctgcagcagcccagacCTCTCCCTCTCCCAAAACTGCACCCCAGAGGCTTTTAAGGAGCCTGCAGGTGCAAGCCATCCCCCTGAGGATGCAGGTCTCACTCACGGGTGCCCAGGAGGCCCTGACAGCTCTGTCCCAGTGCCCCGGTGCCCCTGGCCGAAGGATGGCCACGCTCACAGCGGGCAGCAAACAGCTCAGGGGCTCGGGCTGTGGCTGGAGCACCGCAGCCACCAGAGGGACACGGCGACCCAGACACCCGGGGACAGCTCGGGGACAGCACCGGGgccaccagcccagcacagatCTCAGGGATCAGCGGCGCTGGGGACAGATCTATTGTTTCTGCAGCGGTGGTGGGAGATCAGCACTTGATCTGTTCCCAGGTGTTCCACCTGCCCCGAGGCTGCGGGACGCCAAAAAATTCCCAGTCCCCATCCCCGGGTGCTGCTGCaagggctcagcagcactgccGGCCGTGCTTGgcaccagctgctcccagcagtgcctccgGGTATGATTTGGGCACCCGGAGAGGCTGAGGGTGCCCTGGTCCCCccgcagggctgggcagtgtcccACTGACCTTGGAGCTGGCTTGCTGCTGCTTGGAGGCTGGCATTTGGTGCTCGGAAGCCATCATCAGCTGGGGTGTCTGCTGCCTTGGGAGGGAAGCTCAGCAGGTTAAAATCTGTTAAATGCCCTGTGAGGACACGCTGGGgaccctgctcagagccctgtgtccatccccCCCATCCTTACCCTGCAGCTTGCCCAGGGAAGAAGGTGGTGGGACCAGGGCTTGCAGCAGgatgggctcagcctggggatgCCAGGGACAAACTCTGCTGagggctgctcagcaccccAAACGTCCCCAGGCCCAGAGCACAGGCAATGCTCCTTGGGACCTGCCCGGGGTCTCCAGCACAGGGAACTGTGAGCCCAGGCAATTCCTAAATCATTCCCAGTGGAGCCCAGGCCCTGTGGCCGAGCATTcccggctgtccctgcccagatgGGCGTCCTGGTCGCAGGTGTGTGCTGGAAGGGGTGATGGAGAGAAGcaccccagagccagccccagccccaggagcctgtGCCgagccctcctgccccagcctggcactgccactccCGGGAAGGAGCCCCGTCCTCAAGCCCAGAGGGACCCTCAGTATCTGAGCAGCTCCAAATCGGGTGAAAACTCATTCCTGACACAAAGAACTGGAGCCGTGGCCGGGTGGGATGCCCTGCTTTGGGCTGCGGGGacggggctgtccctggcttGGGCACCGGGAAGGGATCCCGGCCCCGGGGGTCGGCAGGAGGCTACGGCAAAAGAGAGGACAATAAATAGCAAAGTCTTACCAGTTATACCAGTACCCGCTTGAGCCAGTGacgggccggggccgggaggTGGAATTTATACCGAGCCGCAGCAGAGAGGTGCCAAAACTATTTACAAAATAGTTAAAGCCCGATTCAAAGCGAGAATGCTGGATTAAACCCCAATGAAAACCAGGGTCAGCTGATCCGCCGCAGCCTTTGTCTGCCCGAGCACCAAGCCCGAGTTATTTCATTACCTGTCACATTCGAGTCACCCGCTTTGTCGGCTTGGTGGCGAGGAGATTTGGACTTTGCAAGCATCAGCCGAACGCGTGCCAAGagccggggcgggccgggccaaCAAAGccccgccagccccgctccGGGGCCAGGGCCCTGATCCCCCCGCCAGCCCGGCAGCCGCCAGCGGGGCTGCTGAGCTCGGCTCTTTCCATGCGAGATAAAACGCCCCAAAGCGCTGGGCAGCGTCTGGCTCTGCCCGTCTGCAGCGgcccggggctgtgccagcaccggGGGCACCGCGGGAGCCCCTTCCCGACACCGGCCCGGGGCGCCggggacaggcaggggctggggctgctctgccttgcaAAGCTGCGGGGTCACCTTGGCCCCTCTGGCCCTGGATACTCCATCACCTGCAGTGGGGCAGCTCAGGCTTGGGTGTTGGGCTCCTttgggagaaggagaagcacCCCAGGGGTCCCTCGGTGACTCCAGGACAAAGCTGAGGTCACAAAGGGCTCACACGTCCCCGTGGGACGTGGCTGgatgggcagcacagggctgggggtgagggCAGCAGCGCAAGCCCCCTGTGCTGGCAttgtcccagcagctgagccaggggctgcacggggctgggggctgcagcaaagGAGGCTTCACAGAGAGGggacactgctgctgtgcagcacccacagcccccttCACCCCACAGAGGAGCTGGGTCCCCCCTTTCACCCCAGCAAGTGTCACCCAGCATGAACAGACCCCACACCTGCCCCACACAGCACCTCCCGAGGGTCCCACGGCaggggaggggctgcagccccccagggTCACCCCTGCCCCATGGCCTAGCCCAGGATGGCTGCACAGAGTCACCCCCAGGGTGTTGTCACCAGAGCCCACCCTGGCAGTGACGTGTGTGGGGCCaatccctgggctctgcagctgccccagctccaggtgatGGAGTCTCCAGGGCCAGAGGGGCCAAGGTGACCTTGCAGCTCTGCAAGGAACCCATCAGGCCATGGACAGGCCAGGGTGTGATCCAGAGtttccagcattcccagccctggagtCCTCCTTTCTTGCCTAtgtctcctgctgcagccccacagatggacccagcactgccctccccATCTCCTGGCTTAATCCATTCAGTCAATCCTGAGCCCTGGACCCTCATGGATCTGTCCCAGgtcccagtgcagccctgcagccacatcccatcccctcagcagctcagcacGGCCCCAGTGATCCCCTCCCTTGGCTGGGCTGGTTTagctcaccccagccctggctgtggcagccccagggactgTTCTG comes from Molothrus aeneus isolate 106 chromosome 18, BPBGC_Maene_1.0, whole genome shotgun sequence and encodes:
- the CRYBB2 gene encoding beta-crystallin B2 yields the protein MASEHQMPASKQQQASSKIAIFEQENFQGRCHELSGACPNLKEAGVDKVGSILVHSGPWVGYEQASCKGEQFVFEKGEYPRWDSWTNSRRSDSITSLRPIKVDSQEHKIVLYENPSFTGKKIEIIDDDVPSFHAHGYQEKVSSVRVQSGTWVGYQYPGYRGYQYLFEKGDYKDSSDFGAQHPQIQSVRRIRDMQWHQRGAYHPTN